One window of the Epinephelus moara isolate mb chromosome 22, YSFRI_EMoa_1.0, whole genome shotgun sequence genome contains the following:
- the LOC126384027 gene encoding biotinidase-like isoform X2 yields MFLFIVVFVSLFFTSAIGQSEPVVDSSYVAAVYEHNLILNPEPHVPLSRSAALQHMQKNLDVYEEQAARAAQQGAQILVFPEDGIHGFNYSRSSISGYLETIPDPQQESWNPCTEPGRYNNTEVLQRLSCMAHRYNLYVVANMADLQPCPLKTDPSSSCPPDGRWQFNTNVVFSSDGLLVARYHKYNLYFEKAFDTPPQPEIITFETPFAGRFGLMICFDILFHDPTIVLVEKGVRQLIYPTAWMNQLPLLDTIQFQRAFSLGANVTLLAANIRSDRLIMTGSGIYTPFSATYYHAQKGDPEEGRLLVAKYRRFPQGGSEELYALGAFAGTHTVNGRYALQVCALVRCAGLDISSCGQEVEEAESKMDFTLEGKFGTRYVYPSVLASELVLEQPEHLETAADDTVTMRHSNMTGGLLTACLYGRMYHLDNE; encoded by the exons atgtttttgttCATTGTCGTTTTTGTCAGTCTCTTTTTTACTTCGGCTATTGGTCAATCAGAGCCCGTTGTGGACTCCTCGtatgttgctgctgtgtatGAGCACAACTTAATCCTGAACCCGGAGCCCCATGTCCCCCTGTCCCGCTCCGCAGCCCTGCAGCATATGCAGAAAAATCTGGATGTCTACGAGGAGCAGGCAGCCCGGGCTGCTCAGCAG GGAGCCCAGATCCTGGTGTTTCCAGAAGACGGTATTCATGGTTTCAACTACAGCCGTTCGTCCATCTCTGGCTACTTAGAAACCATTCCTGACCCCCAGCAGGAGAGCTGGAACCCCTGCACAGAGCCGGGCAGATACAACAACACTGAG GTTCTCCAGCGGTTGAGCTGTATGGCCCATCGTTACAACCTCTATGTGGTGGCCAACATGGCCGACCTGCAGCCCTGCCCCCTGAAGACtgacccctcctcctcctgtccccCTGATGGACGCTGGCAGTTCAACACCAACGTGGTTTTCAG CTCAGATGGCCTGCTGGTGGCGCGCTACCATAAATACAACCTCTACTTTGAGAAGGCCTTTGACACACCGCCTCAACCTGAGATCATAACGTTTGAGACACCTTTTGCTGGAAGGTTTGGCCTCATGATCTGCTTTGACATCCTGTTCCATGATCCCACAATTGTCCTAGTGGAGAAG GGTGTGCGTCAGCTGATCTACCCCACAGCCTGGATGAACCAGCTCCCCCTATTGGACACAATCCAGTTCCAGCGGGCGTTCAGCTTGGGTGCTAATGTCACCTTACTAGCAGCCAACATCCGTAGCGACCGACTGATCATGACAGGAAGTGGCATCTACACCCCCTTCTCTGCCACTTACTACCACGCCCAGAAAGGAGACCCAGAGGAGGGCAGGCTGCTGGTGGCCAAG TACCGGAGGTTTCCACAGGGTGGCAGTGAAGAGCTCTACGCATTAGGAGCATTTGCTGGAACACACACTGTCAACGGACGCTACGCCCTGCAG GTGTGTGCACTGGTCCGCTGTGCAGGGTTGGACATCAGTTCCTGTGGACAGGAAGTGGAAGAGGCTGAATCTAAAATGGACTTCACGTTGGAGGGGAAGTTTGGGACCAGATATGTGTACCCTTCAGTCTTAGCTAGTGAGCTGGTCCTGGAGCAGCCTGAGCATCTGgaaacagctgcagatgacACAGTGACCATGAGACACTCGAACATGACTGGTGGGCTGCTCACTGCCTGTCTGTACGGACGAATGTATCACCTGGACAATGAGTGA
- the LOC126384027 gene encoding biotinidase-like isoform X1: protein MFLFIVVFVSLFFTSAIGQSEPVVDSSYVAAVYEHNLILNPEPHVPLSRSAALQHMQKNLDVYEEQAARAAQQGAQILVFPEDGIHGFNYSRSSISGYLETIPDPQQESWNPCTEPGRYNNTEVLQRLSCMAHRYNLYVVANMADLQPCPLKTDPSSSCPPDGRWQFNTNVVFSSDGLLVARYHKYNLYFEKAFDTPPQPEIITFETPFAGRFGLMICFDILFHDPTIVLVEKGVRQLIYPTAWMNQLPLLDTIQFQRAFSLGANVTLLAANIRSDRLIMTGSGIYTPFSATYYHAQKGDPEEGRLLVAKVPVLDPMWVGRSGTTGEGVVSSQSTSSTLKDSGYCYQESCFNSPPPETAPSVPPSSTTFISSMMYDPFTFVLLNQTEGEVNVCNGTFCCHLQYRRFPQGGSEELYALGAFAGTHTVNGRYALQVCALVRCAGLDISSCGQEVEEAESKMDFTLEGKFGTRYVYPSVLASELVLEQPEHLETAADDTVTMRHSNMTGGLLTACLYGRMYHLDNE from the exons atgtttttgttCATTGTCGTTTTTGTCAGTCTCTTTTTTACTTCGGCTATTGGTCAATCAGAGCCCGTTGTGGACTCCTCGtatgttgctgctgtgtatGAGCACAACTTAATCCTGAACCCGGAGCCCCATGTCCCCCTGTCCCGCTCCGCAGCCCTGCAGCATATGCAGAAAAATCTGGATGTCTACGAGGAGCAGGCAGCCCGGGCTGCTCAGCAG GGAGCCCAGATCCTGGTGTTTCCAGAAGACGGTATTCATGGTTTCAACTACAGCCGTTCGTCCATCTCTGGCTACTTAGAAACCATTCCTGACCCCCAGCAGGAGAGCTGGAACCCCTGCACAGAGCCGGGCAGATACAACAACACTGAG GTTCTCCAGCGGTTGAGCTGTATGGCCCATCGTTACAACCTCTATGTGGTGGCCAACATGGCCGACCTGCAGCCCTGCCCCCTGAAGACtgacccctcctcctcctgtccccCTGATGGACGCTGGCAGTTCAACACCAACGTGGTTTTCAG CTCAGATGGCCTGCTGGTGGCGCGCTACCATAAATACAACCTCTACTTTGAGAAGGCCTTTGACACACCGCCTCAACCTGAGATCATAACGTTTGAGACACCTTTTGCTGGAAGGTTTGGCCTCATGATCTGCTTTGACATCCTGTTCCATGATCCCACAATTGTCCTAGTGGAGAAG GGTGTGCGTCAGCTGATCTACCCCACAGCCTGGATGAACCAGCTCCCCCTATTGGACACAATCCAGTTCCAGCGGGCGTTCAGCTTGGGTGCTAATGTCACCTTACTAGCAGCCAACATCCGTAGCGACCGACTGATCATGACAGGAAGTGGCATCTACACCCCCTTCTCTGCCACTTACTACCACGCCCAGAAAGGAGACCCAGAGGAGGGCAGGCTGCTGGTGGCCAAGGTGCCAGTGTTAGACCCAATGTGGGTGGGGCGGAGTGGAACCACAGGGGAGGGTGTAGTTAGTAGTCAGTCCACATCATCTACACTTAAAGACTCTGGATACTGTTACCAAGAGAGCTGTTTTaattctcctcctcctgaaaCTGCTCCATCAGTTCCTCCCTCATCCACTACCTTCATCTCATCCATGATGTACGACCCATTCACATTTGTCCTCTTAAACCAGACAGAGGGTGAAGTGAATGTGTGTAATGGCACATTTTGTTGTCACCTGCAGTACCGGAGGTTTCCACAGGGTGGCAGTGAAGAGCTCTACGCATTAGGAGCATTTGCTGGAACACACACTGTCAACGGACGCTACGCCCTGCAG GTGTGTGCACTGGTCCGCTGTGCAGGGTTGGACATCAGTTCCTGTGGACAGGAAGTGGAAGAGGCTGAATCTAAAATGGACTTCACGTTGGAGGGGAAGTTTGGGACCAGATATGTGTACCCTTCAGTCTTAGCTAGTGAGCTGGTCCTGGAGCAGCCTGAGCATCTGgaaacagctgcagatgacACAGTGACCATGAGACACTCGAACATGACTGGTGGGCTGCTCACTGCCTGTCTGTACGGACGAATGTATCACCTGGACAATGAGTGA
- the LOC126384027 gene encoding biotinidase-like isoform X3 — MFLFIVVFVSLFFTSAIGQSEPVVDSSYVAAVYEHNLILNPEPHVPLSRSAALQHMQKNLDVYEEQAARAAQQGAQILVFPEDGIHGFNYSRSSISGYLETIPDPQQESWNPCTEPGRYNNTEVLQRLSCMAHRYNLYVVANMADLQPCPLKTDPSSSCPPDGRWQFNTNVVFSSDGLLVARYHKYNLYFEKAFDTPPQPEIITFETPFAGRFGLMICFDILFHDPTIVLVEKGVRQLIYPTAWMNQLPLLDTIQFQRAFSLGANVTLLAANIRSDRLIMTGSGIYTPFSATYYHAQKGDPEEGRLLVAKVPVLDPMWVGRSGTTGEGVVSSQSTSSTLKDSGYCYQESCFNSPPPETAPSVPPSSTTFISSMITGGFHRVAVKSSTH; from the exons atgtttttgttCATTGTCGTTTTTGTCAGTCTCTTTTTTACTTCGGCTATTGGTCAATCAGAGCCCGTTGTGGACTCCTCGtatgttgctgctgtgtatGAGCACAACTTAATCCTGAACCCGGAGCCCCATGTCCCCCTGTCCCGCTCCGCAGCCCTGCAGCATATGCAGAAAAATCTGGATGTCTACGAGGAGCAGGCAGCCCGGGCTGCTCAGCAG GGAGCCCAGATCCTGGTGTTTCCAGAAGACGGTATTCATGGTTTCAACTACAGCCGTTCGTCCATCTCTGGCTACTTAGAAACCATTCCTGACCCCCAGCAGGAGAGCTGGAACCCCTGCACAGAGCCGGGCAGATACAACAACACTGAG GTTCTCCAGCGGTTGAGCTGTATGGCCCATCGTTACAACCTCTATGTGGTGGCCAACATGGCCGACCTGCAGCCCTGCCCCCTGAAGACtgacccctcctcctcctgtccccCTGATGGACGCTGGCAGTTCAACACCAACGTGGTTTTCAG CTCAGATGGCCTGCTGGTGGCGCGCTACCATAAATACAACCTCTACTTTGAGAAGGCCTTTGACACACCGCCTCAACCTGAGATCATAACGTTTGAGACACCTTTTGCTGGAAGGTTTGGCCTCATGATCTGCTTTGACATCCTGTTCCATGATCCCACAATTGTCCTAGTGGAGAAG GGTGTGCGTCAGCTGATCTACCCCACAGCCTGGATGAACCAGCTCCCCCTATTGGACACAATCCAGTTCCAGCGGGCGTTCAGCTTGGGTGCTAATGTCACCTTACTAGCAGCCAACATCCGTAGCGACCGACTGATCATGACAGGAAGTGGCATCTACACCCCCTTCTCTGCCACTTACTACCACGCCCAGAAAGGAGACCCAGAGGAGGGCAGGCTGCTGGTGGCCAAGGTGCCAGTGTTAGACCCAATGTGGGTGGGGCGGAGTGGAACCACAGGGGAGGGTGTAGTTAGTAGTCAGTCCACATCATCTACACTTAAAGACTCTGGATACTGTTACCAAGAGAGCTGTTTTaattctcctcctcctgaaaCTGCTCCATCAGTTCCTCCCTCATCCACTACCTTCATCTCATCCATGAT TACCGGAGGTTTCCACAGGGTGGCAGTGAAGAGCTCTACGCATTAG
- the LOC126384033 gene encoding biotinidase-like has protein sequence MFLVVVVSFSLMLPVGQTEPIVDSSYVAAVYEHNLILNPESRVALSRAAALQHMQKNLDIYEEQAARAAQQGAQILVFPEDGIHGFNYSRSSISGYLETIPDPQQESWNPCTEPGRYNNNTEVLQRLSCMARRYNLYVVANMPDLQPCPLKTDPSSSSCPPDGRWQFNTNVVFSSDGLLVARYHKHNLYFEESFDTPPQPEIIMFDTPFAGKFGLMTCFDILFHDPTIALVEKGVRQLVFPTAWMNALPLLDSVQFQWAFSLGANVTLLAANLRHNHLNITGSGIYTPFSATYYHAQKGDPEEGKLLVAKVPVLDPLWVGRSGTTGEGVVSSQSTSSTPTVSGYCHQESCFDSPPPETASSVPPSSSTFISSMMYDPFTFVLLNETEGELNVCDGTFCCHLQYQRLPHGGSEELYALGLFAGTHKRYALQVCALVRCAGLDISSCGQGVEEAESKMDFTLEGKFGTRYVYPSVLASELVLEQPEHLETAADGTVTMRHSNMTGGLLTACLYGRMYHLDNE, from the exons atgtttttggttgttgttgtcagTTTTTCTTTAATGTTGCCCGTTGGTCAAACAGAACCCATCGTGGACTCTTcttatgttgctgctgtgtatGAGCACAACTTAATCCTGAACCCGGAGTCTCGTGTTGCCCTGTCCCGCGCCGCTGCCCTGCAGCATATGCAGAAAAACCTGGATATCTATGAGGAGCAGGCAGCCCGGGCTGCTCAGCAG GGAGCCCAGATCCTGGTGTTTCCAGAAGACGGTATTCATGGTTTCAACTACAGCCGTTCATCCATCTCTGGCTACTTAGAAACCATTCCTGACCCCCAGCAGGAGAGCTGGAACCCCTGCACAGAGCCGGGAagatacaacaacaacactgag GTTCTCCAGCGGTTGAGCTGTATGGCCCGTCGTTACAACCTCTATGTGGTGGCCAACATGCCTGACCTGCAGCCCTGCCCGCTGAAGACtgacccctcctcctcctcctgtccccCTGATGGACGCTGGCAGTTCAACACCAACGTGGTTTTCAG CTCAGATGGCCTGCTGGTGGCGCGCTACCATAAACACAACCTCTACTTTGAGGAATCCTTTGACACACCGCCTCAACCTGAGATCATAATGTTTGATACACCTTTTGCTGGAAAATTTGGCCTCATGACCTGTTTTGACATCCTGTTCCATGATCCCACAATTGCCCTGGTGGAGAAG GGTGTGCGTCAGCTGGTTTTTCCTACAGCCTGGATGAATGCACTCCCCCTACTGGACTCTGTCCAGTTCCAGTGGGCGTTCAGCTTGGGTGCCAATGTCACCCTGCTTGCAGCCAACCTGCGTCACAACCACTTGAATATAACAGGAAGTGGCATCTACACCCCCTTCTCTGCCACTTACTACCATGCCCAGAAAGGAGACCCAGAGGAGGGCAAGCTGCTGGTGGCCAAGGTGCCTGTGTTAGACCCACTGTGGGTGGGGCGGAGTGGGACCACAGGGGAGGGGGTAGTTAGTAGTCAGTCCACATCATCTACACCTACAGTCTCTGGATACTGTCACCAAGAGAGCTGTTTTgattctcctcctcctgaaaCTGCCTCATCAGTTCCTCCCTCCTCATCCACCTTCATCTCATCCATGATGTACGATCCATTTACATTTGTCCTCTTAAatgagacagagggtgaattgAACGTGTGTGATGGCACATTTTGTTGTCACCTGCAGTACCAGCGGCTACCACATGGTGGCAGTGAAGAGCTCTATGCATTAGGTTTGTTTGCTGGAACACACAAACGCTATGCCCTGCAG GTGTGTGCACTGGTCCGCTGTGCAGGGTTGGACATCAGTTCCTGTGGACAGGGAGTGGAAGAGGCTGAATCTAAAATGGACTTCACGTTGGAGGGGAAGTTTGGGACCAGATATGTGTACCCTTCAGTCTTAGCTAGTGAGCTGGTCCTGGAGCAGCCTGAGCATCTGGAAACAGCTGCAGATGGCACAGTGACCATGAGACACTCGAACATGACTGGTGGGCTGCTCACTGCCTGTCTGTACGGACGAATGTATCACCTGGACAATGAGTGA
- the LOC126384230 gene encoding biotinidase-like, translating to MFLVVVASFSLMLAVGQTKPITDSSYVAAVYEHNVILNPESHVTVSRQAALQHMQKNLDIYEKQTARAAQQGAQILVFPEEGIRGFEFSRSSISGYLETIPDPQQESWNPCTEPGRYNKELEPLHRAGQIQQH from the exons atgtttttggttgttgttgccAGTTTTTCTTTAATGTTGGCCGTTGGTCAAACAAAACCCATCACGGATTCCTCGTACGTTGCTGCTGTGTATGAGCACAACGTAATCCTGAACCCAGAGTCTCATGTGACCGTGTCCCGCCAGGCTGCCCTGCAGCATATGCAGAAAAACCTGGATATCTACGAGAAGCAGACAGCCCGAGCTGCTCAGCAG GGAGCCCAGATCCTGGTGTTTCCAGAAGAAGGTATTCGGGGTTTCGAATTCAGCCGTTCATCCATCTCTGGCTACTTAGAAACCATCCCTGACCCCCAGCAGGAGAGCTGGAACCCCTGCACAGAGCCGGGCAGATACAACAAAGAGCTGGAACCCCTGCACAGAGCCGGGCAGATACAACAACACTGA
- the LOC126384031 gene encoding biotinidase-like, giving the protein MFWVIVVSFFLMSVIVHTGPVMNSSYVAAVYEHNVILNPDPHVPLSRPEALQHMQKNLDIYEEQAARAAQQGAQILVFPEDGIHGFNYSRSSISGYLETIPDPQQESWNPCTEPGKYNNTEVLQRLSCMARRYNLYVVANMADLQPCPLKTNPSSSCPPDGHWQFNTNVVFSSDGLLVARYHKHNLFIEEPFDTPPQPEIITFDTPFAGKFGLMICFDILFHDPTIALVEKGVRQLIYPTAWLNTLPLLDSVQFQRAFSLGANVTLLAANLRNNRRDMRGSGIYTPFSATYYHAQKGEPEEGRLLVARVPVLDPLWVGRSGTTEEGVVSSQSTSSTLKDSGNCHQESCVDPPPETAPSIPLSSATFISSMLDDPFTFVLLNQTEGEVNVCNGTFCCHLQYRRFPQGGSEELYALGAFAGTHTLFGRCAVQVCALVRCAGLDTSSCGQGVEEAESKMDFTLEGKFGSRYVYPSVLASKLVLEQPEHLETAADGTVTMRHSNMTGGLLTACLFGRMYHLDNE; this is encoded by the exons ATGTTTTGGGTCATtgttgtgagtttttttttaatgtcagtaaTTGTTCATACTGGGCCTGTCATGAATTCCTCCtatgttgctgctgtgtatGAGCACAACGTAATCTTGAACCCGGACCCTCATGTCCCCCTGTCCCGCCCTGAAGCCCTGCAGCATATGCAGAAAAACCTGGATATCTACGAGGAGCAGGCAGCCCGGGCTGCTCAGCAG GGAGCCCAGATCCTGGTGTTTCCAGAAGACGGTATTCATGGTTTCAACTACAGCCGTTCGTCCATCTCTGGCTACTTAGAAACCATTCCTGACCCCCAGCAGGAGAGCTGGAACCCCTGCACAGAGCCGGGCAAATACAACAACACTGAG GTTCTCCAGCGGTTGAGCTGTATGGCCCGTCGTTACAACCTCTATGTGGTGGCCAACATGGCCGACCTGCAGCCCTGCCCCCTGAAGACtaacccctcctcctcctgtccccCTGATGGACACTGGCAGTTCAACACCAACGTGGTTTTCAG CTCAGATGGCCTGCTCGTGGCGCGCTACCATAAACACAACCTCTTCATTGAGGAACCCTTTGACACACCGCCTCAACCTGAGATCATAACGTTTGATACACCTTTTGCTGGAAAATTTGGCCTCATGATCTGCTTTGACATCCTGTTCCATGATCCCACAATTGCCCTGGTGGAGAAG GGTGTGCGTCAGCTGATCTACCCCACAGCCTGGTTGAATACACTCCCCCTACTGGACTCTGTTCAGTTCCAGCGGGCGTTCAGCTTGGGTGCCAATGTCACCCTGCTAGCGGCCAACCTGCGTAACAACCGACGGGACATGAGAGGAAGTGGCATCTACACCCCCTTCTCTGCCACTTACTACCACGCCCAGAAAGGAGAGCCAGAGGAGGGCAGGCTGCTGGTGGCCAGGGTGCCAGTGTTAGACCCACTGTGGGTGGGGCGGAGTGGAACCACAGAGGAGGGGGTAGTTAGTAGTCAGTCCACATCATCTACACTTAAAGACTCTGGAAACTGTCACCAAGAGAGCTGTGTTGATCCTCCTCCTGAAACAGCTCCATCAATTCCTCTCTCCTCCGCCACCTTCATCTCATCCATGCTGGATGACCCATTTACATTTGTCCTCTTAAACCAGACAGAGGGTGAAGTGAACGTCTGTAATGGCACATTTTGTTGTCACCTGCAGTACCGGAGGTTTCCACAGGGTGGCAGTGAAGAGCTCTACGCATTAGGAGCATTtgctggaacacacacactgtttggtCGCTGCGCCGTGCAG GTGTGTGCACTGGTCCGCTGTGCAGGGTTGGACACCAGTTCCTGTGGACAGGGAGTGGAAGAGGCTGAATCTAAAATGGACTTCACGTTGGAGGGGAAGTTTGGGTCCAGATATGTGTACCCATCAGTCTTAGCTAGTAAGCTGGTCCTGGAGCAGCCTGAGCATCTGGAAACAGCTGCAGATGGCACAGTGACCATGAGACACTCGAACATGACTGGTGGGCTGCTCACTGCCTGTCTGTTCGGACGAATGTATCACCTGGACAATGAGTGA